The following coding sequences are from one Luteolibacter yonseiensis window:
- a CDS encoding reverse transcriptase domain-containing protein, which translates to MRKRTIKSGSRKSRDVYSPMDEDYCQAQYYQMGIITPIAESVAHQDTHGFRLGRGVETAIQAVCAAQGKHADAVIIQVDVKDCFNTIPLGVAEEFFTPATWAYVKAVHSRYQEYTRSGAVGIPQGHPIAAGTTNIVISKLLHGVRARYEGVVDIIVYGDDITLTGPRASTRGAREEIRRTLQQQGMALNPAKSRETRTLRNEPIQLLGYELQWLSYDGAPVIRPKQSAYDRLTEGIATAIDLEHAQQIHQGWINAYRLSNDPRHGERVEWATNEGEHLRAARQNTTYGPGNGGTLRTAEDRTKLRR; encoded by the coding sequence ATGCGAAAGCGCACCATCAAAAGCGGCAGCAGAAAGTCGCGGGATGTTTACAGTCCCATGGACGAGGACTACTGTCAGGCGCAGTATTACCAGATGGGGATCATCACTCCGATCGCAGAATCGGTGGCCCACCAGGACACACATGGGTTCAGGCTGGGCAGAGGGGTCGAGACGGCCATCCAAGCAGTCTGCGCGGCCCAAGGAAAACACGCGGACGCCGTCATCATCCAAGTGGACGTGAAAGACTGCTTCAACACCATACCGCTTGGCGTGGCAGAGGAGTTTTTCACACCGGCAACGTGGGCCTATGTGAAAGCGGTCCACAGCCGCTATCAAGAATACACGCGGAGTGGCGCAGTGGGAATACCTCAGGGGCATCCCATCGCAGCAGGGACGACAAACATCGTCATCAGCAAGCTCCTGCACGGGGTGCGGGCGCGATACGAAGGTGTCGTCGACATCATAGTATACGGTGACGACATCACACTGACGGGACCTCGCGCATCCACGCGGGGGGCCCGGGAGGAAATAAGGAGAACCCTCCAGCAGCAAGGGATGGCGCTGAACCCAGCAAAGTCCCGCGAGACACGCACGTTGCGCAACGAACCGATCCAACTGCTCGGATATGAGCTGCAGTGGCTCAGCTACGACGGAGCACCCGTCATCCGACCAAAACAGTCCGCATACGACCGACTGACCGAGGGAATCGCAACCGCGATCGACTTGGAACACGCCCAGCAAATCCACCAAGGGTGGATAAACGCATATCGCCTGAGCAATGATCCTCGCCACGGCGAGCGCGTCGAGTGGGCGACAAACGAAGGCGAGCACCTCAGGGCAGCACGCCAGAACACGACTTACGGCCCCGGCAACGGGGGAACGCTTCGGACCGCCGAAGACAGAACAAAATTACGCAGATAG
- a CDS encoding DNA polymerase III subunit alpha: MSAVFTELHACSAFSFLLGASQPEAMVRRAAELGYDSLAITDHAGFYASARAHHAAKECGIRAIVGCVLDLPDGSRFPVLCATRDGYRMMSRHLTDRNLAPEVAQSLRPTDGHLIALTGDRSGPVCQRLLKNDKPGALSAAQLMVEMFGRQNLYVELIRQGLRDDGRLNRHLVDLARHLKLPVLASNAPLHARRGDRCLADAFTCLRHHVPLDEAGKLLARNSERHLKSPRQMAALFADLPEAIVNSRRLAERIGFTLENLDYRFPDFPDGRGNPLSMTEQTTLLRRQAYAGASRRYGVCNEDVRKQLEHELAMIHRLGFSGYFLIVNDLVEFARGRGILCQGRGSAANSVVCYALGITAVDPVGGKLLFERFLSENRKSWPDIDIDFPSGERREEVIQHVFKKYGQRGAAMTANVITYRGKLAFREMSKVLGFPPSVAERFSGTPSAFKGEGSKSRSKEEREDEFEERISSILPPSHPRLAALAHLYHAALGMPRHLGQHPGGIIVCDHGLDSSVPLQPATMVGRNIVQWDKDDCEDMGIVKIDLLGLGMLAAIEHALEIRTRRGKPVDLAQIPKDDPAVFDLLCRADTIGTFQVESRAQMATLPIMRPATFYDLAIEVAIIRPGPIVGDLVHPYLNRRNGREAIDYIQPACKETLERTLGVPLFQEQVLRIAMDVAGFTGGEADELRKAMAFKRDDSRMEQVTAKLRLRMGERGIDPYVQEKVVDSIGSFALYGFPESHAISFALIAYSSCWLKVHHPAEFYTGLINNQPMGFYSVNTLIQDAKRHGIRLLPVSCVWSEEVTEVLDDSTLRLGLLRLKGLGSTTAARIVAEREVRPFASLEDFLSRARPTAKEKRLLAQGGALNDLPLVEHRREALWQVELPLFDDLLSTGNQTHLGIMPPMEMGERLSADYATQGASIGPHPMRLWRERSGTRQFQRAKDLQNLPSGFPVKVAGMAICRQRPGTAKGHCFISLEDETGIANLFIKKETFHTFRLVITSEPFLCAVGRLQRSEGDLPTVYVTSISPLADVDREHATKSHDFH, encoded by the coding sequence ATGAGCGCGGTCTTTACAGAACTGCATGCGTGCTCGGCTTTTTCGTTCCTGCTCGGCGCGAGTCAACCGGAGGCGATGGTCCGCAGGGCTGCTGAGCTAGGCTACGACTCGCTCGCCATCACGGATCATGCGGGGTTCTATGCCTCGGCGCGGGCACACCATGCGGCGAAGGAATGCGGCATCCGGGCCATCGTGGGATGCGTGCTGGATCTGCCGGATGGCTCCCGCTTCCCGGTGCTGTGCGCGACCCGTGACGGATACCGGATGATGAGCCGGCATCTGACGGATCGGAATCTAGCGCCGGAGGTGGCCCAATCCTTGCGCCCCACGGACGGGCACTTGATCGCACTGACAGGGGATCGCAGCGGTCCGGTCTGCCAGCGTTTGCTGAAAAACGACAAACCGGGAGCGTTGTCGGCGGCTCAGCTCATGGTGGAGATGTTCGGACGGCAGAATCTCTACGTGGAACTCATCCGCCAGGGACTGCGTGACGACGGTCGTCTGAACCGCCATCTCGTGGATCTGGCCCGACACCTGAAACTCCCGGTCCTCGCCAGCAACGCGCCCCTGCACGCGCGGCGTGGTGACCGGTGTCTGGCGGATGCGTTTACCTGTCTGCGCCACCACGTGCCGCTGGATGAGGCGGGCAAGCTGCTGGCGCGGAACTCCGAGCGACATCTGAAGTCTCCGCGCCAGATGGCGGCGTTGTTTGCGGATTTGCCGGAAGCGATTGTCAACTCCCGCCGGTTGGCGGAGCGCATCGGATTTACCCTTGAGAACCTCGACTATCGGTTCCCGGATTTCCCGGACGGCAGAGGCAATCCGCTTTCAATGACAGAGCAGACGACCTTGCTGCGGCGGCAAGCGTACGCCGGGGCGTCGCGGCGCTATGGGGTTTGCAATGAAGACGTCCGCAAGCAACTAGAGCACGAACTGGCCATGATCCACCGGCTGGGGTTTTCCGGATATTTCCTCATCGTAAATGATCTCGTCGAGTTTGCCCGCGGCAGGGGGATCTTGTGCCAAGGACGGGGATCGGCCGCGAACTCCGTGGTATGTTACGCGCTGGGAATCACCGCTGTGGACCCCGTCGGCGGAAAACTCTTGTTCGAGCGGTTCCTCTCGGAAAACCGGAAAAGCTGGCCGGACATCGACATCGATTTCCCATCGGGCGAGCGACGGGAGGAGGTCATCCAGCACGTCTTTAAAAAATACGGCCAGCGTGGAGCGGCGATGACGGCCAACGTGATCACCTATCGGGGCAAGCTGGCGTTCCGTGAAATGAGCAAGGTGTTGGGATTTCCTCCATCCGTGGCGGAAAGATTTTCCGGCACCCCTTCCGCATTCAAAGGGGAAGGCTCGAAGAGCCGCAGCAAGGAGGAGCGCGAGGATGAATTCGAGGAACGCATCTCCAGCATTCTGCCGCCGTCGCATCCCCGGCTGGCGGCACTTGCGCATCTCTACCATGCGGCGCTCGGAATGCCTCGTCACCTGGGGCAACATCCCGGTGGCATCATCGTTTGCGACCACGGGCTGGATTCAAGCGTGCCGCTGCAACCCGCCACCATGGTCGGGCGGAACATCGTGCAGTGGGACAAGGACGACTGTGAGGATATGGGCATCGTGAAGATCGACCTGCTCGGATTGGGCATGCTCGCGGCCATCGAGCACGCATTGGAGATCCGCACCCGCCGTGGCAAGCCGGTGGACCTGGCACAGATTCCAAAAGATGATCCCGCCGTGTTCGACCTGCTCTGCCGCGCGGACACCATCGGCACCTTCCAAGTCGAGAGCCGGGCACAGATGGCGACACTACCGATCATGCGACCCGCGACATTCTATGACCTCGCCATCGAAGTGGCGATCATCCGCCCGGGCCCGATCGTCGGCGATCTGGTGCATCCCTATCTCAACCGTCGCAACGGGCGGGAAGCAATCGACTACATCCAACCCGCTTGTAAGGAGACGCTGGAGCGCACACTGGGCGTCCCGCTGTTTCAAGAGCAGGTGCTGCGCATCGCGATGGATGTGGCGGGATTCACAGGAGGCGAGGCCGACGAACTGCGGAAGGCGATGGCCTTCAAACGGGACGACAGCCGCATGGAGCAGGTGACCGCCAAGCTCAGGCTGCGGATGGGTGAACGAGGGATCGATCCTTACGTTCAGGAAAAGGTGGTCGACTCCATCGGCTCATTCGCTCTTTACGGATTTCCCGAGAGCCACGCCATTTCCTTCGCCCTGATTGCCTACTCTTCATGTTGGCTGAAAGTGCATCACCCGGCGGAGTTCTACACGGGTCTCATCAACAACCAGCCCATGGGGTTCTACTCGGTGAACACCCTGATCCAGGATGCGAAACGGCACGGTATCCGCCTGCTGCCCGTATCGTGCGTGTGGAGCGAAGAGGTCACCGAGGTGTTGGATGACTCGACGCTGCGGCTCGGGCTTCTGCGATTAAAAGGACTCGGCTCCACCACCGCAGCGAGAATCGTCGCGGAACGGGAAGTGCGGCCTTTTGCGTCGCTGGAGGACTTCCTGTCGCGTGCCCGCCCTACGGCGAAGGAGAAGCGGTTGCTGGCGCAAGGGGGCGCGCTGAATGACCTTCCCTTGGTGGAGCATCGGAGGGAGGCCTTGTGGCAGGTCGAACTGCCCCTGTTCGATGATCTTCTTTCCACCGGAAATCAAACCCATCTCGGCATCATGCCACCCATGGAAATGGGCGAGCGCCTTTCCGCTGACTATGCGACACAGGGTGCTTCAATTGGACCTCATCCGATGCGTCTGTGGCGCGAACGCTCAGGCACCCGGCAATTTCAGCGGGCCAAGGATTTGCAGAACCTCCCATCGGGTTTTCCCGTCAAGGTGGCTGGCATGGCCATTTGCCGGCAACGGCCCGGGACAGCGAAGGGGCACTGCTTCATTTCCCTTGAGGATGAAACCGGAATCGCAAACCTTTTCATCAAGAAGGAGACGTTCCACACCTTCCGGCTCGTAATCACGAGCGAACCCTTCCTTTGCGCGGTAGGCCGGCTCCAGCGCTCCGAGGGGGACCTGCCCACCGTTTACGTCACCAGCATTTCCCCGTTAGCTGACGTGGACCGGGAGCACGCAACTAAGTCGCATGATTTTCACTGA
- a CDS encoding methyl-accepting chemotaxis protein, whose amino-acid sequence MHVENHIPLHTTADNTGTLHSKVSRWTLAATVIGMAIYSLVEYFIEPPSALGAFLLHHVLHVAVIGFAVWVVSFLLIRRLLIEPTDHIFLHLRRVAAGRLEFLDCTVSVKEVGHVVASVNHLVTRLRRTPEPDSVSRSLDHLRGLREALKTVSATAQDDLVPVMRLVTALEGDLLDLLQVNEDEVLRKAKK is encoded by the coding sequence ATGCATGTTGAAAATCACATTCCCCTTCACACGACGGCTGACAATACCGGCACGCTCCATAGCAAGGTCAGCCGCTGGACGCTCGCCGCAACCGTGATAGGCATGGCGATCTATTCGCTTGTGGAATACTTCATCGAGCCGCCATCAGCCTTGGGAGCATTTTTACTCCATCATGTTCTCCACGTGGCGGTCATCGGATTCGCCGTTTGGGTGGTTTCATTCCTGTTGATCCGTCGCTTGCTCATCGAGCCGACGGATCACATCTTCCTCCACCTTCGCCGTGTGGCTGCCGGGCGGTTGGAGTTCCTTGACTGCACCGTGAGCGTGAAGGAAGTCGGCCATGTCGTCGCGAGTGTGAACCATCTGGTGACCCGCCTGCGCCGCACACCCGAGCCAGATTCCGTTTCCCGCTCCTTGGATCATTTGCGGGGACTTCGTGAGGCCCTTAAAACTGTCTCCGCAACCGCGCAGGATGACTTGGTTCCGGTGATGCGTCTTGTCACGGCGCTGGAGGGTGATCTGCTCGATCTCCTTCAAGTCAACGAGGATGAGGTGCTCAGGAAGGCTAAGAAATAG
- a CDS encoding ParB N-terminal domain-containing protein, which translates to MPHEATVIPKPFPRTDSTRDVRLVERSEIRTRPNACLRQELNFERVSLLEKRVSKKHAQLLPIVVWKAPNGDLVLIDGWARVAVADRLKLKLLPAVVINRPLEDALVYGLRMNIPHNGSLRPSNDSLYALGILATALGRPVTPEEAESVGLTYCLNEPIDAKSLTWLRCPQFPPAPSAPDETISKPKKTHASSDGKSSRGKFPTTKG; encoded by the coding sequence ATGCCTCACGAGGCAACCGTCATCCCAAAACCGTTCCCTCGCACAGACAGTACGCGTGATGTTCGCTTAGTAGAACGTTCCGAGATCCGCACCAGACCCAACGCCTGTTTGAGACAGGAGTTGAATTTTGAACGTGTCTCCCTTCTGGAGAAACGCGTTTCTAAAAAACATGCCCAGCTGCTGCCTATCGTCGTCTGGAAAGCTCCAAATGGAGACTTGGTTTTGATTGACGGGTGGGCGAGAGTTGCCGTTGCAGATCGTTTGAAATTGAAGCTGCTCCCAGCCGTAGTAATCAACCGACCTCTGGAAGATGCCTTGGTGTATGGACTCCGCATGAATATTCCGCACAACGGAAGTTTAAGGCCGAGCAATGATTCACTCTATGCACTGGGAATTCTTGCGACCGCACTTGGACGTCCCGTTACTCCCGAAGAAGCTGAAAGTGTAGGGCTGACATACTGCCTGAACGAACCAATCGATGCAAAGTCCCTGACTTGGTTGCGCTGCCCTCAGTTTCCACCGGCTCCCTCAGCTCCGGATGAGACGATTTCCAAGCCCAAAAAAACCCATGCCTCAAGCGACGGAAAATCGTCGCGCGGCAAGTTTCCAACAACTAAAGGCTGA
- a CDS encoding efflux RND transporter periplasmic adaptor subunit, which translates to MKLHISLISSLLFSICNIHAAESSDTIVLDETGVKNLRIETVEVEETNFEETVFALGRIAEIPERHGVLSSRISGRVIGLEAQEGDTVEKDQVLVRVESRQPGSPPPVIELRSPIGGLVVESHIRIGEPVEPDKELLDISDLTEVLAIARVPENQAAKLKPGSKAHIRVSALGEQSLEGEMIRFGTSADRESGTIDAIFKVANPGLKMRSDMRAEFSIVLSERKNVLAAPRAALQGDTSKRFVYVKHFGLANAFIKTPVQIGEMNDRFVEIVSGLLPADEVVTRGAYSLSFAGGGSVSLKEALDAAHGHEHAADGGELTPEKKAEMAAAKSGGGDASVAGGVSKVWMYVSGGLFLLLLASLLTKARASSNLEPKAL; encoded by the coding sequence CTCCATCTGTAATATCCACGCCGCCGAGAGCTCGGATACCATCGTCCTTGATGAAACCGGAGTGAAGAACCTCCGTATCGAAACCGTCGAAGTCGAGGAAACCAACTTCGAGGAAACCGTCTTCGCCCTCGGTCGGATCGCGGAAATCCCCGAGCGACATGGCGTCCTCAGCAGCCGGATTTCTGGTCGGGTCATCGGCCTCGAAGCGCAGGAAGGCGACACCGTGGAAAAGGATCAGGTTCTCGTCCGCGTGGAAAGCCGTCAGCCGGGAAGTCCGCCACCGGTTATCGAACTGAGGTCACCCATCGGTGGCCTGGTCGTTGAGTCTCACATTCGCATCGGCGAGCCAGTTGAACCCGACAAGGAACTGCTGGATATTTCCGACCTGACCGAGGTGCTGGCCATCGCCCGTGTCCCGGAAAACCAGGCGGCCAAGCTCAAACCCGGCAGCAAGGCGCACATTCGCGTCTCCGCTCTCGGCGAACAGTCGCTGGAAGGTGAGATGATCCGTTTCGGAACCTCCGCCGACCGTGAGAGTGGAACCATCGATGCCATCTTCAAGGTGGCCAATCCAGGCCTGAAGATGCGTTCCGACATGCGCGCCGAGTTCTCCATTGTATTGAGCGAGCGCAAGAACGTCCTCGCCGCTCCACGGGCTGCCCTGCAGGGAGATACCAGCAAGCGTTTCGTTTACGTCAAACATTTTGGCCTGGCCAACGCCTTCATCAAAACCCCGGTCCAGATCGGTGAAATGAATGATCGCTTCGTTGAAATCGTCAGCGGGCTGCTTCCTGCGGATGAAGTCGTCACCCGTGGTGCCTATTCGCTCTCCTTCGCCGGTGGCGGTAGTGTCTCGCTCAAGGAAGCGCTCGACGCAGCCCACGGGCACGAACACGCGGCGGACGGCGGTGAACTCACACCCGAGAAGAAGGCTGAAATGGCTGCGGCGAAAAGCGGCGGCGGAGATGCGTCGGTCGCCGGTGGTGTCAGCAAGGTATGGATGTATGTCAGCGGAGGCCTGTTCCTCCTGCTGCTCGCGTCCTTGCTCACCAAAGCCCGCGCTTCTTCAAACCTCGAACCCAAGGCTCTCTGA
- a CDS encoding DUF1345 domain-containing protein yields the protein MHTPPFIRANRLKRLAEAEAHHRLAIALAVGLAALGLSLPFLKLSVSLIVTWDAFAISSLVLAWLGMLLTDPQARVREAHLQDSSRTAICFCVVLASLAGLLGAGVLLGAAKDLQGGEVLRHVALASLTIVSSWCLVHTMLALHYTHVFYCPCEGSSPDDAGVGLQFPEEEYPDYLDFAYFSFVIGMTFQVSDVQVTSRGMRRIVLLHGLLSFAFNTIILAFSINLAATLL from the coding sequence ATGCACACACCACCCTTCATCCGTGCCAACAGACTCAAACGCCTTGCCGAGGCGGAAGCCCATCACCGACTGGCGATAGCGTTGGCCGTTGGCTTGGCAGCGCTGGGCCTCAGTCTTCCTTTTCTGAAATTGTCTGTGAGTTTGATTGTTACTTGGGACGCTTTCGCCATTTCCAGCTTGGTTCTGGCTTGGTTGGGGATGTTGCTCACAGACCCTCAAGCTCGTGTCCGTGAGGCCCATTTGCAGGATTCCAGCCGCACAGCCATCTGTTTTTGTGTGGTTTTAGCATCCCTGGCGGGTCTGCTGGGGGCGGGTGTGCTCCTCGGAGCCGCCAAAGATTTGCAAGGCGGCGAAGTGCTCAGGCATGTGGCACTGGCCTCGCTAACGATTGTCTCCTCGTGGTGTCTGGTGCATACCATGTTGGCACTCCACTACACCCATGTTTTTTATTGCCCATGCGAGGGTTCATCGCCGGACGATGCCGGTGTGGGACTTCAATTCCCAGAAGAGGAATATCCGGACTATCTGGATTTCGCTTATTTCTCTTTTGTAATAGGCATGACATTCCAGGTTTCAGACGTGCAGGTCACCTCCCGTGGCATGAGGCGCATTGTCTTGCTTCATGGCCTTCTATCCTTCGCCTTCAACACCATCATCCTGGCATTCAGCATCAACCTAGCCGCGACCCTTCTCTGA
- a CDS encoding efflux RND transporter permease subunit, whose product MLNKMIHWSLANRAIIIGLSLILMVMGLRTATELPVEVLPDLSKPTVIILTESGGLSPEEVEMRVTQPIESALMGVAGLTRLRTNSDVSLSLVYAEFGWDTDIYKARMLVQERLQGAREQLPEGVQPFMTPVASLMGEILLVGVRSTIKEGEPGYMAPSDVRSMADWTIKRRLQSISGIAEILNMGGGVKQIEIQPDPYKMQANGVSFDELEKAAEESASTTTGGFINTGTTEIMVRNLAMTVQLGDIASTIVKHVNDRPISIGDVANVVWGIEPMRGDATVSQSPEKTPTYGVIMSITKAPGFDTRALTGEITKALAELQPSFPKGMETTLLFQQKDFIDHAIGNLTEAIRDGAIMVTIVIFVFLLNFRTTFITLMAMPLSFGITMLIFKWSGISVNSMTLGGLAVAIGMVVDDAIVDVENVYRRLRENAALEKPHARLSVIARASGEVRNSILYATILIILVFLPLLGLTGVEGKLFAPIAIATIISMIASFIVSLTAIPVLCSFLLNPKAGHEHKDGMVTRAMKWLLEHVWLRFGLSQPYLLLAVALIIVVAAFSLYPQMGKDFLPKFKEETALVAVTSAPGTSLEEMNKISDVVEQQILSVPEVRKVGRRLGRAERGDHVVPVSTAEFDVDFREAEGETKGKARDRTEILADITKRLKTVPGVFAVVGGPLADRIGHMLSGVSAPVAVKIFGPDLEELKKIGVEIQTICKTIPGFEDAKLDVQSSIPQLRIEADRDRARAYGIAPGHLNEQLSALVGGKEVGELREGQRSVNLVTRLPLEWRNSPEKISQIPIEMGNGQRVPLSLVADVREAKGPNVIFREDSQRRYALAIKPTVRDVSTLVERLRKEVTEKVKLPEGYFIKFEGEFQAQQDATQRIALFTGVILLVIGFLLYGYFKTPFFAFQVLCDIPLAMVGGLVFTYFKLNNISIATLVGFIAVAGVAARNSIMLISHYLHLMQHEGESFTKEMVIRGTKERLVPVLMTALAAGIGLIPLVLAADQPGKEILHPVAVVIVGGLITSTLLGLGVTPTVFFTFGRKAAAKSIELESAASH is encoded by the coding sequence ATGCTGAACAAAATGATTCACTGGTCGCTCGCCAATCGAGCGATCATTATCGGCCTGTCCCTGATCCTGATGGTCATGGGACTGCGCACCGCCACCGAACTCCCGGTCGAGGTGCTGCCGGACCTCTCAAAACCCACCGTCATCATCCTCACCGAGTCCGGTGGTCTTTCGCCGGAAGAAGTGGAAATGCGTGTCACCCAGCCGATCGAAAGCGCGTTGATGGGAGTGGCCGGACTCACCCGGCTGCGGACCAACAGCGACGTCTCCCTTTCGCTCGTCTACGCCGAGTTCGGTTGGGATACGGATATCTACAAGGCCCGGATGCTGGTGCAGGAACGCCTGCAAGGGGCGCGCGAGCAACTGCCGGAAGGAGTGCAACCCTTCATGACACCTGTTGCCTCGCTGATGGGTGAAATCCTGTTGGTCGGCGTTCGCTCCACCATCAAGGAGGGTGAACCCGGCTACATGGCACCCAGCGATGTTCGCTCCATGGCGGACTGGACGATCAAGCGTCGCCTGCAAAGTATTTCGGGCATCGCCGAAATCCTCAACATGGGCGGCGGCGTCAAGCAGATCGAAATCCAGCCGGATCCTTATAAAATGCAGGCGAATGGCGTCAGCTTCGACGAGCTCGAAAAAGCCGCTGAAGAATCCGCCAGCACCACCACCGGCGGCTTCATCAATACCGGCACCACCGAGATCATGGTGCGAAACCTCGCCATGACAGTGCAACTCGGCGACATCGCCAGCACCATCGTCAAACATGTCAACGACAGGCCTATTTCCATCGGGGACGTCGCGAATGTGGTCTGGGGAATTGAACCGATGCGCGGTGATGCGACGGTCAGTCAAAGTCCGGAAAAGACACCAACTTACGGCGTGATCATGTCGATCACGAAAGCTCCGGGATTTGATACCCGCGCCTTGACCGGTGAAATCACCAAGGCCCTCGCTGAGTTACAGCCCTCCTTCCCGAAAGGCATGGAGACCACGCTGCTGTTCCAGCAGAAGGACTTCATCGACCATGCCATTGGCAACCTGACCGAAGCAATCCGCGACGGTGCGATCATGGTTACCATCGTTATCTTTGTGTTCCTTCTTAATTTCCGCACGACCTTCATCACCCTCATGGCGATGCCGCTTTCGTTCGGCATCACGATGCTGATCTTCAAATGGTCCGGCATCAGTGTGAACTCGATGACGCTCGGTGGCCTCGCCGTCGCCATCGGCATGGTGGTGGATGATGCCATCGTCGATGTGGAGAATGTCTATCGAAGACTCCGGGAAAACGCCGCACTGGAAAAACCTCACGCACGGCTCTCCGTGATCGCCCGTGCTTCCGGCGAGGTGAGAAACTCCATCCTCTACGCGACCATCCTCATCATTCTGGTCTTCCTGCCGCTGCTCGGTCTGACAGGAGTCGAGGGCAAATTGTTTGCGCCCATCGCGATTGCGACGATCATTTCCATGATCGCCTCGTTCATCGTCTCGCTCACGGCGATCCCGGTGCTCTGCTCGTTCCTGCTCAATCCCAAGGCGGGTCACGAACACAAGGACGGCATGGTCACCCGCGCCATGAAGTGGTTGTTGGAACATGTATGGCTCCGTTTTGGCCTCAGCCAGCCGTATCTGTTGCTTGCGGTGGCCTTGATCATCGTCGTAGCCGCGTTCTCGCTCTATCCTCAAATGGGCAAGGACTTCCTGCCCAAGTTCAAGGAAGAAACGGCACTCGTCGCCGTGACTTCCGCTCCCGGCACGTCGCTTGAGGAAATGAACAAAATTTCCGATGTCGTTGAGCAGCAGATCCTGTCCGTGCCGGAGGTCCGCAAAGTCGGACGCCGTCTCGGGCGGGCGGAACGGGGTGACCACGTGGTTCCTGTCTCCACCGCCGAATTCGACGTGGATTTCCGCGAGGCCGAAGGCGAAACGAAAGGCAAGGCACGTGACCGCACCGAAATCCTCGCGGACATCACCAAGCGTCTCAAAACGGTGCCGGGTGTGTTCGCTGTCGTCGGTGGTCCCCTGGCGGACCGCATCGGCCACATGCTCAGCGGCGTTTCCGCACCGGTCGCGGTGAAGATCTTCGGACCGGACCTGGAGGAACTGAAAAAAATCGGCGTCGAGATCCAGACGATTTGCAAAACCATTCCCGGTTTCGAAGATGCCAAGCTCGATGTCCAGTCCTCGATTCCCCAGCTCCGTATCGAAGCGGATCGTGATCGGGCCCGTGCCTACGGTATCGCACCGGGTCATCTTAATGAGCAGCTTTCCGCCCTCGTCGGAGGGAAGGAAGTTGGGGAATTGAGAGAGGGTCAGCGCTCGGTCAATCTCGTCACCCGCCTTCCCTTGGAATGGCGGAATTCGCCGGAGAAGATCTCGCAGATTCCCATTGAGATGGGCAACGGCCAGCGAGTGCCCCTGTCACTTGTCGCCGACGTGCGGGAAGCCAAAGGGCCGAACGTCATCTTCCGGGAAGACAGCCAGCGTCGATATGCGCTGGCGATCAAGCCGACAGTGCGTGACGTATCCACTCTGGTCGAGCGACTGAGGAAGGAAGTGACCGAAAAAGTGAAACTCCCGGAGGGCTACTTCATCAAGTTCGAAGGCGAGTTCCAGGCTCAGCAGGACGCCACCCAGCGCATCGCGCTGTTTACAGGCGTGATTCTTCTGGTTATCGGGTTCTTGTTATACGGCTACTTCAAGACGCCGTTCTTCGCGTTCCAAGTACTCTGCGACATTCCCCTGGCGATGGTCGGCGGACTGGTGTTCACGTATTTCAAGCTGAACAACATCAGCATCGCCACCCTCGTCGGCTTCATCGCCGTGGCGGGGGTCGCCGCACGGAACAGCATCATGCTCATTTCCCACTACCTGCACCTCATGCAGCACGAGGGAGAGAGCTTCACCAAGGAGATGGTCATCCGCGGCACCAAGGAACGCCTCGTTCCCGTCCTGATGACCGCGCTCGCCGCCGGCATCGGACTGATCCCGCTGGTGCTCGCCGCCGATCAACCGGGCAAGGAAATCCTCCATCCCGTCGCCGTCGTCATTGTCGGCGGTTTGATCACCAGCACCCTGCTGGGACTGGGCGTCACCCCCACGGTCTTCTTCACTTTCGGTCGCAAGGCCGCTGCGAAGTCGATCGAACTGGAGTCGGCCGCTTCCCATTGA
- a CDS encoding molybdopterin cofactor-binding domain-containing protein, giving the protein MAQSGKPARGTSSSAKWSRHSATAYSQKSVARVHLDKQSVVTGETDMTQIGTGFYTVIAQTAAERMGVPIEKVLVRLGDSSFPASAGSGGQLCGNSSTAGVYAGLHQTARVPRHQVVHPGCRCSFQ; this is encoded by the coding sequence ATCGCCCAGTCGGGGAAACCCGCAAGGGGGACTAGCTCATCGGCGAAGTGGTCTCGGCATTCCGCAACAGCCTACTCACAAAAGTCGGTTGCCCGCGTGCATCTAGACAAACAAAGCGTCGTTACTGGGGAGACCGACATGACCCAGATCGGCACCGGCTTCTATACGGTCATCGCCCAGACCGCCGCCGAAAGGATGGGAGTGCCGATTGAAAAAGTATTGGTCCGTCTCGGAGATTCCAGCTTCCCCGCATCCGCCGGTTCCGGTGGTCAATTGTGCGGCAACAGCTCAACCGCAGGCGTGTATGCCGGCCTGCACCAAACTGCGCGAGTTCCTCGCCACCAAGTTGTGCATCCCGGCTGCCGATGCAGTTTTCAGTGA